From a single Nicotiana tomentosiformis chromosome 2, ASM39032v3, whole genome shotgun sequence genomic region:
- the LOC138905151 gene encoding uncharacterized protein: protein MDVLKNNVFGKFVELNEVSHSRKLTHCMLLSQLFYKDKSKMVFKVFGHDVAFTEDDLYTITRLKIEASDYSFVDAIVNHLKERYFSEVKKDLKVETLYKFMQNQSRLRDGTTHDVCVDVEVCDEDAVKLAQIYLLEVVLLGKFEGRNISDHSMKIIDDEELCVSFPWGSFYFDEFIDNLSHLLTTESVKKKPIGRISSYTALGFPFLFNVWIMEVFNNFRQFSKYENRGPIRMLSYSSIGCPKYDTLYNNLFINANVS, encoded by the coding sequence ATGGATGTGTTGAAGAACAATGTATTTGGGAAGTTTGTAGAGTTGAATGAAGTGAGTCACTCTAGGAAGTTGACTCATTGTATGTTGCTATCTCAACTTTTCTACAAGGATAAAAGCAAAATGGTTTTTAAAGTTTTTGGGCATGATGTAGCATTCACAGAAGATGATTTATACACTATTACCAGACTTAAGATTGAGGCATCCGATTATAGTTTTGTTGACGCTATAGTGAACCATTTGAAGGAACGATATTTCTCTGAAGTGAAAAAGGATTTGAAGGTAGAGACTTTGTATAAATTTATGCAAAATCAGTCTCGATTGCGTGATGGTACAACTCATGATGTATGTGTTGATGTCGAGGTCTGTGATGAAGATGCAGTAAAGCTTGCTCAGATTTATCTATTAGAAGTCGTTCTATTGGGTAAATTTGAAGGTCGAAATATAAGTGACCATTCTATGAAAATCATAGACGACGAAGAGCTTTGTGTTTCTTTTCCATGGGGCAGTTTCTATTTTGATGAGTTTATTGATAATTTGTCTCATCTTCTAACAACTGAGTCAGTGAAAAAGAAACCAATTGGTAGGATCTCATCTTATACGGCGCTTGGATTCCCATTTTTGTTTAATGTATGGATAATGGAAGTGTTTAATAATTTCCgtcaattttcaaaatatgagaatcgagggCCAATTAGGATGTTGTCTTACTCAAGCATTGGATGTCCAAAATATGACACactttataataatttatttataaatgcAAATGTAAGTTAA
- the LOC104100359 gene encoding CRIB domain-containing protein RIC10-like isoform X1, translating to MVAFSVITCLLYLKCFNKDNGQCSSKLRRINSFYIKRQRNWFFTFVWCFYLCSVSYLSRGLLLPWNFAHSSMGTKMKGIYKYISNIFVVKEREIEIGYPTDVKHVAHIGWDGQSGNAPSWMNEFKTGPDFAATSIGNSGSAHSPWASQDYTESMRQQPASELYRDVAPPKKQKRRKAKSTSSPRSGSSSSSRSSRAEKSKAKFVEGNAKPVNIEVA from the exons ATGGTTGCTTTTTCAGTTATAACATGTTTATTATACCTGAAATGCTTCAACAAAGATAATGGCCAATGCAGCAGCAAGTTGAGGAGAATTAACAGCTTTTATATAAAAAG GCAAAGGAATTGGTTCTTCACATTTGTGTGGTGCTTCTATCTGTGTTCTGTTTCATATCTGAGCAGAGGGTTATTGTTGCCTTGGAATTTTGCTCACTCTTCTATGGGAACCAAAATGAAGGGGATCTACAAATATATCTCTAATATTTTTG TTGTGAAGGAGAGGGAGATAGAGATAGGATATCCAACTGATGTAAAGCATGTGGCACATATTGGTTGGGATGGACAATCAGGCAATGCCCCCAGTTGG ATGAATGAATTCAAGACTGGGCCTGATTTTGCAGCAACTTCTATTGGTAATTCTGGTTCTGCACATTCTCCATGGGCATCTCAAG ATTACACAGAATCAATGAGACAGCAACCAGCATCTGAGCTTTACAGGGACGTAGCACCTCCTAAGAAACAGAAGCGGAGGAAGGCCAAGTCAACATCCTCTCCCAGGTCAGGTTCATCATCCTCATCAAGGTCATCACGAGCAGAAAAGTCCAAGGCTAAATTCGTCGAAGGCAATGCTAAACCAGTGAACATAGAAGTGGCTTAA
- the LOC104100359 gene encoding CRIB domain-containing protein RIC10-like isoform X2, translated as MVAFSVITCLLYLKCFNKDNGQCSSKLRRINSFYIKRGLLLPWNFAHSSMGTKMKGIYKYISNIFVVKEREIEIGYPTDVKHVAHIGWDGQSGNAPSWMNEFKTGPDFAATSIGNSGSAHSPWASQDYTESMRQQPASELYRDVAPPKKQKRRKAKSTSSPRSGSSSSSRSSRAEKSKAKFVEGNAKPVNIEVA; from the exons ATGGTTGCTTTTTCAGTTATAACATGTTTATTATACCTGAAATGCTTCAACAAAGATAATGGCCAATGCAGCAGCAAGTTGAGGAGAATTAACAGCTTTTATATAAAAAG AGGGTTATTGTTGCCTTGGAATTTTGCTCACTCTTCTATGGGAACCAAAATGAAGGGGATCTACAAATATATCTCTAATATTTTTG TTGTGAAGGAGAGGGAGATAGAGATAGGATATCCAACTGATGTAAAGCATGTGGCACATATTGGTTGGGATGGACAATCAGGCAATGCCCCCAGTTGG ATGAATGAATTCAAGACTGGGCCTGATTTTGCAGCAACTTCTATTGGTAATTCTGGTTCTGCACATTCTCCATGGGCATCTCAAG ATTACACAGAATCAATGAGACAGCAACCAGCATCTGAGCTTTACAGGGACGTAGCACCTCCTAAGAAACAGAAGCGGAGGAAGGCCAAGTCAACATCCTCTCCCAGGTCAGGTTCATCATCCTCATCAAGGTCATCACGAGCAGAAAAGTCCAAGGCTAAATTCGTCGAAGGCAATGCTAAACCAGTGAACATAGAAGTGGCTTAA
- the LOC138905153 gene encoding uncharacterized protein, with product MRDHIIGEDYELWDIVTDSPLGTLKINAKGVEVPKTRADSTAEDLKIWEKNAKAKKWLVCGLGPDKYSRIQSFTTAKEIWNTLQVAHEGTPQVKRSRGTLRYSQYENFTMKEGETI from the coding sequence atgagagatcacattataggagaggactatgagctatgggatatTGTCACCGATAGTCCACTGGGTACCTTGAAGATAAATGCTAAAGGAGTAgaggtgccaaagacaagagctgatagcactgctgaggacttgaagatatgggagaagaatgctaaagccaagaaatggcttgtttgtggacttggtccagataAGTACAGCAGAATCCAAAGTTTTACCACTGCTAAGGAAATCTGGAACACTctgcaagtggctcatgaaggaacacctcaagtgaaaagatccagaggaactctacggtattctcaatatgagaactttactatgaaggaaggagaaaccattTAA
- the LOC104100358 gene encoding COBRA-like protein 10, producing the protein MKMVSKTTIVYIILFSVTIKAQDYDGNSPPAPPPAENDCNGIFLSYVFISRTKELPHLKNASAQAWAFKAMATVLNAGIYELKNWKVFIGFQNRELLVSASNAVLVNGDDFPAPVGNGTYLAGYPQTDLKTSIDTAGDYTQIQAEIELTGTQFGIRPPGYPMPKTIKLVNDGYKCPAPIRKSTTMHVCCVKDPKFKAKNFTTKYFPRQNGDLLISYDVMQAYPNNYQAQVTIQNNNPLGRLDQWNLTWEWMRGEFIYSMRGAYTRKKDYSDCVYGAAGQYYQDFDFSKVLSCEKKPTIADLPPDRAQDKDVGMLPFCCRNGSIMPSVMNETNSKSVFQLQVYKLPPDLNLTALYPPEKWKIIGVLNPDYKCGQALRVDETQFSDPSGLQATVTAIASWQVVCNITKPKERANRCCVSYTAYYNDSVIPCGTCACGCDSSVKCNQKAPALLLPPETLLVPFANRTEKSVYWAKIKHYHVPRPLPCGDNCGVSINWHVDSNYKTGWTARITIFNWEEINFVDWFVGIQFKKTGSGFAQAYSFNGTLLRNMNDTVFLTGLPGLNYLIAETDGQKPGDPRVPGKQQSVLKFDKKHLGGIDIVNGDGFPTMLLFNGEECALPTHLLSANGRKRRANSWLIAIITLLTFLLMLKDLQL; encoded by the exons ATGAAGATGGTCTCAAAAACCACAATCGTTTACATAATCTTGTTTTCAGTCACTATTAAGGCACAAGATTATGATGGTAATTCACCCCCTGCACCTCCTCCTGCAGAAAATGACTGCAATGGCATTTTCTTATCCTATGTATTCATCTCTAGAACCAAAGAGCTTCCCCATTTAAAGAATGCAAGTGCACAGGCCTGGGCCTTTAAGGCTATGGCAACAGTACTTAATGCTGGTATATATGAGCTCAAGAACTGGAAAGTCTTCATCGGGTTTCAAAATCGCGAACTCTTAGTCTCAGCTAGTAATGCTGTGTTAGTAAATGGTGATGATTTCCCAGCTCCTGTTGGTAATGGAACTTACCTAGCTGGCTATCCTCAGACAGATTTGAAAACGTCGATTGATACTGCTGGTGATTATACACAAATTCAAGCCGAGATTGAGTTAACAGGTACTCAGTTTGGAATCAGGCCACCGGGCTATCCCATGCCTAAAACTATTAAGCTTGTCAATGATGGATACAAATGTCCAGCACCTATTCGAAAAT CAACAACAATGCACGTTTGCTGTGTAAAAGATCCAAAATTTAAGGCGAAGAATTTCACAACCAAGTATTTCCCACGCCAAAATGGTGATCTTTTGATCTCTTATGATGTTATGCAAGCCTATCCGAATAACTATCAAGCACAAGTGACCATACAAAATAATAATCCTTTGGGACGCCTTGATCAGTGGAATTTAACTTGGGAATGGATGAGAGGAGAATTCATCTACTCAATGAGGGGTGCATATACTCGCAAAAAGGACTACTCGGATTGTGTCTATGGTGCTGCAGGACAGTACTATCAAGACTTTGATTTTTCTAAAGTACTGAGCTGTGAAAAGAAGCCAACTATAGCTGATTTGCCTCCGGATAGAGCTCAAGATAAAGATGTTGGGATGTTACCATTCTGCTGCAGAAATGGTAGCATCATGCCAAGTGTAATGAATGAAACCAATTCAAAGTCTGTTTTTCAGTTACAGGTATATAAGCTTCCACCAGATTTGAATCTAACAGCTCTTTACCCTCCTGAGAAATGGAAAATCATCGGTGTTCTTAATCCGGATTATAAATGTGGACAAGCCTTAAGAGTAGACGAGACACAATTCTCGGATCCAAGTGGACTTCAAGCTACTGTCACAGCTATTGCAAGTTGGCAAGTAGTCTGCAATATCACCAAGCCAAAGGAAAGAGCGAACCGGTGCTGTGTTTCTTACACTGCCTATTACAATGATTCTGTAATTCCCTGCGGCACTTGTGCATGTGGCTGTGATAGTTCTGTTAAATGCAATCAAAAAGCACCAGCACTTCTTCTTCCCCCAGAAACACTACTGGTTCCATTCGCGAATAGAACAGAGAAATCCGTATATTGGGCTAAAATAAAGCACTATCACGTCCCTAGGCCGTTACCTTGTGGTGACAACTGCGGGGTTAGCATAAATTGGCATGTTGATTCAAACTATAAAACAGGATGGACTGCTCGGATTACTATATTCAACTGGGAAGAAATCAATTTCGTGGACTGGTTCGTTGGGATCCAGTTCAAGAAAACTGGTTCTGGCTTTGCGCAAGCTTACTCTTTCAATGGAACTTTACTTCGAAATATGAATGACACAGTTTTCTTGACAGGACTACCTGGTTTAAATTACTTGATAGCAGAAACAGATGGACAGAAACCTGGAGACCCTAGAGTACCCGGAAAGCAACAATCAGTCCTTAAATTTGATAAGAAACATTTAGGAGGTATTGATATAGTAAATGGGGATGGATTTCCAACTATGTTGCTATTCAATGGAGAAGAATGTGCACTTCCCACTCATCTCTTGTCAGCAAATGGAAGAAAACGGCGTGCAAATTCTTGGCTAATCGCCATCATAACATTGTTAACCTTCTTGCTGATGCTAAAAGACCTGCAATTATAG